In one Rutidosis leptorrhynchoides isolate AG116_Rl617_1_P2 chromosome 8, CSIRO_AGI_Rlap_v1, whole genome shotgun sequence genomic region, the following are encoded:
- the LOC139864161 gene encoding protein FAR1-RELATED SEQUENCE 5-like: protein MDLSSIADSTSIAQSDVHVVTNSSNESAADSVADTFSSTNSVCRNYFLSSYEDEGPDGKKLWFPNVPDHFNPVIGSVLRSWEDCLYFYDLYDEAAGFNIKKAFENKDEDGLVIYQVYRCNRSGRPVPKPLVPPAIVNPPANVNASQSVPDPDSSIPDKPAKRKRQRRKVSNRKSSSIKVECEACIRFKLIEGKIVIFKFFEGHSHKLITERNRNLLNKRRKLDPEHMEFLFKLSTRSNMGGFKAHTLFSALSGGIDNVGPLPVDFNNFHRDLIQSLGDTDAHIAIEQLLMKKNTLPNSSTDNISKLNYKEFGDIVGFDATYGTNMYNMVFVPLTGVDNHKKLVIFGAALLASESIESFSWFLDCFLKVFGTEPGLVSTDQDPAMLEVGRELFSNKDFRKQMNNIFWNQELNAEKFEKCWQHVLDEFGLHDVDWFKDMYAMNEKWIPCFFPRYTNGWIDENVTFDVKTAEASCSCLLFTREGRLCRHIFYVYHVHDVVAIPMVHLLRRWSKEVSETFNFIFVYSDDKSESKKIINHVFNKLRKVSSLYRDDLDKLVSFRDKFDVLIGYFLGSTSDEPSTSTRGEHINRLWGFSKPVNSNIRAPENIRNKGQRRSNRILSSKEVAVKKHVKPRACKRCGILGHNVRTCTTDLTQLHNSKNKGKNVIDCGIHDHNVRTRTTDLTQLHNSKNKGKNVIDFELEDESEEDDEDVAYEDEDSDSD from the exons ATGGATTTATCTTCAATCGCAGATTCAACTTCAATTGCTCAATCTGATG TTCATGTTGTTACGAATTCGTCTAATGAATCAGCTGCTGATTCTGTTGCTGATACATTTTCTA GCACCAACTCTGTCTGTAGAAATTATTTTTTGTCTTCTTATGAGGATGAAGGTCCTGATGGAAAGAAATTGTGGTTTCCTAATGTTCCAGATCATTTTAATCCTGTTATTGGTTCCGTATTAAGATCATGGGAAGATTGTTTATATTTTTATGACTTATATGATGAGGCTGCTGGGTTCAATATTAAGAAAGCTTTTGAAAATAAAGATGAAGATGGTTTAGTTATTTACCAAGTTTATAGGTGTAATAGGTCAGGTCGTCCTGTCCCAAAACCTCTTGTTCCCCCTGCTATTGTTAATCCACCTGCTAATGTCAATGCATCTCAATCTGTCCCTGATCCTGATTCTTCCATTCCTGATAAACCTGCAAAGCGAAAGCGTCAGCGTAGGAAAGTGTCTAACCGTAAATCTTCTAGTATTAAGGTTGAATGTGAAGCttgcattagattcaaacttattgaGGGTAAGAttgttatttttaagttttttgagGGGCATAGTCACAAACTCATAACTGAGAGGAATAGGAATTTGTTGAATAAAAGGAGGAAGTTGGATCCTGAACACATGGAATTTCTTTTCAAACTCAGTACTCGATCAAATATGGGTGGATTTAAAGCTCACACACTTTTTAGTGCTCTTAGTGGTGGTATTGATAATGTTGGTCCTTTGCCTGTAGATTTCAATAATTTTCATCGTGATTTGATCCAATCTCTAGGTGATACTGATGCACATATTGCTATTGAACAACTGCTTATGAAGAAAAATACTTTACCTAACTCCAGT ACTGACAATATTTCTAAGTTGAACTACAAAGAGTTTGGTGATATCGTTGGCTTTGATGCTACATATGGTACAAATAT GTATAACATGGTTTTTGTACCTCTCACTGGAGTTGATAATCATAAGAAGCTTGTTATTTTTGGAGCTGCTTTATTAGCTAGTGAAAGCATAGAATCATTTAGTTGGTTTCTTGATTGTTTTCTCAAAGTTTTTGGGACTGAACCTGGCTTAGTGTCCACTGATCAAGACCCAGCAATGTTGGAG gtTGGTCGTGAGTTGTTTTCAAATAAAGATTTTCGTAAGCAAATGAATAACATATTCTGGAATCAAGAGTTGAATGCTGAAAAGTTTGAAAAGTGTTGGCAACATGTTTTAGATGAATTTGGCTTGCATGATGTCGATTGGTTTAAAGATATGTATGCTATGAATGAGAAGTGGATACCGTGTTTTTTTCCGAGATACACCAATGGCTGGATTGATGAGAAC GTTACTTTTGATGTTAAAACTGCCGAAGCCAGCTGTTCGTGTTTGCTTTTTACACGTGAAGGTCGTTTATGTAGGCACATATTTTATGTGTATCATGTTCATGATGTTGTTGCTATCCCTATGGTTCATTTGTTGAGGAGGTGGTCAAAGGAGGTATCTGAAACATTTAATTTCATTTTTGTCTATTCTGATGATAAGTCTGAATCCAAAAAGATTATCAATCACGTTTTCAACAAGCTTAGGAAGGTTTCCTCTTTATATCGAGATGATCTAGATAAACTTGTTAGTTTTAGAGATAAGTTTGATGTCTTAATTGGCTATTTTCTTGGTTCTACTTCTGATGAGCCTTCTACATCTACTAGAGGTGAACATATTAATAGACTATGGGGATTCTCTAAACCAGTCAATTCGAATATTCGTGCTCCGGAGAATATTAGAAACAAAGGTCAACGTAGATCAAATCGGATATTGTCTTCCAAAGAAGTGGCTGTTAAGAAACATGTTAAGCCAAGAGCTTGCAAGCGTTGTGGTATTCTTGGTCACAATGTTCGGACTTGTACTACTGACCTCACTCAACTACATAATTCAAAGAATAAAGGAAAAAATGTCATTGACTGTGGTATTCATGATCACAATGTTCGAACTCGTACTACTGACCTCACTCAACTACATAATTCAAAGAATAAAGGAAAAAATGTCATTGACTTTGAATTAGAAGACGAAAGTGAGGAAGATGATGAAGACGTTGCATATGAAGATGAAGATTCTGATTCTGATTAA